From Actinoplanes oblitus, a single genomic window includes:
- the kynU gene encoding kynureninase yields the protein MTDLLARATALDAADPLAAFRERFVPAPVVSYLDGNSLGRPLEATARLMDDFIRGQWGDRLIQGWTDGWLEWPLTLGDRLGAVALGAAAGQTVVADSTTVLLYKLARAAVDARPGRRKVVLDTDNFPTDRYVLEGIAAERGLSLHWIETDPATGVHPGQVAAAVDEDTALVLFSHVAYRSGWLADVPEINRIAHEAGALTLWDLCHSAGSVPVELDAWGVDLAVGCSYKYLNGGPGAPAFGYLRQALQAELRQPIQGWMGHRAAFEMGPGYEAAPGIRALLSGTPPILAMVPMHANLDMLAEAGIEAVRAKSLLLTDYVLDLADAWLVPLGVEVVSPRDPARRGGHVTLRRAGFEELLAPLWASGVIPDYRRPDGLRIGPAPLSTSFTEVHQGLAILRDLAEKQR from the coding sequence GCTGGGCCGCCCGCTGGAGGCCACCGCGCGGCTGATGGACGACTTCATCCGGGGTCAGTGGGGCGACCGGCTCATCCAGGGCTGGACCGACGGCTGGCTGGAGTGGCCGCTCACCCTCGGCGACCGGCTCGGCGCGGTGGCCCTGGGCGCCGCGGCCGGCCAGACCGTCGTCGCCGACTCCACCACGGTCCTGCTCTACAAGCTGGCCCGGGCCGCCGTCGACGCCCGGCCGGGCCGGCGCAAGGTGGTCCTGGACACCGACAACTTCCCCACCGACCGGTACGTGCTGGAGGGCATCGCCGCCGAGCGCGGGTTGTCGCTGCACTGGATCGAGACCGACCCGGCGACCGGCGTCCACCCCGGCCAGGTCGCCGCCGCCGTCGACGAGGACACCGCGCTGGTGCTGTTCTCGCACGTCGCCTACCGGTCCGGCTGGCTCGCCGACGTACCGGAGATCAACCGGATCGCGCACGAGGCCGGCGCGCTGACCCTGTGGGACCTGTGCCACTCGGCCGGCTCGGTGCCCGTCGAACTCGACGCGTGGGGCGTCGACCTCGCCGTGGGCTGCTCCTACAAGTACCTCAACGGCGGCCCCGGCGCCCCCGCCTTCGGATACCTGCGGCAGGCTCTGCAGGCCGAGCTGCGCCAGCCGATCCAGGGCTGGATGGGACACCGCGCGGCGTTCGAGATGGGCCCCGGCTACGAGGCCGCCCCCGGCATCCGAGCCCTGCTCAGCGGCACCCCGCCGATCCTCGCGATGGTGCCCATGCACGCCAACCTGGACATGCTGGCGGAGGCCGGGATCGAGGCGGTCCGGGCCAAGTCCCTGCTGCTCACCGACTATGTGCTGGACCTCGCCGACGCGTGGCTGGTCCCGCTCGGCGTCGAGGTGGTCAGCCCGCGCGACCCGGCGCGCCGCGGCGGCCACGTCACCCTGCGCCGGGCCGGCTTCGAGGAGCTGCTGGCCCCGCTCTGGGCGAGCGGCGTGATCCCGGACTACCGCCGCCCGGACGGCCTGCGGATCGGGCCGGCGCCGCTGAGCACCAGCTTCACCGAGGTCCACCAGGGCCTGGCGATCCTGCGCGACCTGGCCGAGAAGCAGCGGTGA